Within the Leptotrichia sp. oral taxon 498 genome, the region TTTTCAGAATTTACCAAATTTAAATATTTGACTGTCTGAAGACCTATTATTCCATCGGCTGGTGAACTACTCCCGCTTTTAGAAGCGGGAGCTTCTTGGGAAGTATCTGCTTTTGCTAGCCAAATATTATTTACCAAGCTCTTCGGGCAGTTCCTGACCTGTTTTTTTATTTCCTAATATTTCAACATTTCTTTTCCAACATCTCTTATATTCAATGCCGCATTGTAATCTCTATCAATTTCAATCCCACAGCACTCACATTTATAACTTCTTTCTGATAATTTCAGTTCCTCTTTAATATTTCCACATCTACTACAAGTTTTCGACGATGGAAACCATTTATCTATCTTCAAAAATTGTTTCCCTAAAAACATCAGTTTATACTCAAGCATTCTCAAAAACATTCCCCATCCATTATCTCCTATACTTTTACCAAAATTTAATGCCTGGCTCATCCCTTTCATATTCAAATCCTCAACAACTACAGCATTATACTCTTTAGATAATTTTTTCGATAATTTATGCAAAAAATCTCTTCGGCAATTTTTGATATACTCATGCAATCTTGATATTTTCTCTTTTTGTCTATACCAATTTTTAGAAAATTTCACTTTTCTTGACAATGATTTCTGTAATTTCTTCAATTTTTTCTCCAGCATCCTAAAATATCTTGGATAATCAGCCCTTTGGTTTTCAGAACTGACAAATAATTCAGGCATTGAAAAATCAAGCCCAATTACTTTATCGCTACTTGGTATTTTTTGAATTTCTTTTTCAAATTCCGTCAAAATAGAAACATAGTAATTTCCATTACTGTTTGTCAATGTTACCGACTTTATTCTGTAATCCTTTGGTATTTCTCTATGATATTTCAATTTTACTCTTTTCAATTTTGGCAAAACCAAATATTTGTTTTCCTCAATTTGTATTGAATTGTTCACACAATTTGTCGTGTAACTTTTAACATTATTCTTTTTAGATTTGAACTTTGGAAACTTCGCTCTCTTCTGAAAAAAATTCGTAAACGATCGTTTTACATTCAATTGAGCATTTGAAAGTGCTAGACTGTCAACTTCTTTCAAAAATTGGTTTTCACTTTTCAAACTGGCAGGTGTAATTATTTTATTTTTTCCAGTCTCTTCATAAATTTTATTAGCAGTGTACAAAATCGTATTGTAAACAAAACGAACACATCCAAAAGTCTTGTTTATCAACAATTCCTGCTCCTTATTTGGATAAATTCTGTATTTGAATGCTAAATTATATTTCATAAAATTACACCTCCTTTTGATTTTGAATATTATTTCTAATTATTTCTTTAGAAATTTTATTATTTATAACGTCTCTTCGATATTTTATACAAAAATTGTATCATGGATGTATCCTTTTTTCAATTTTTTTACAAAAAAAGCAATTCATCTCCCACTTGTAGAGAGCCTACGACTTCTTGCTATCTTTTTGTTAAAACATTTTTTTCATAAACTTTATTTACAGCTTCCTGCGCTTTTTTTATTCCATATTTTCCAGAGTTTACGACAAAATCAAAGATACTAAGAGCCATTTTATCATTTTTAATTTTGTCAATTTTATAAGCTTTGTAATATTTCTTTTCATAAATTTTTTGTGCAAGAGCTTTTGTCAAATCTGTCATTTCTCCTTTGTATCCATAACTTCTGGCAGTTTCTTTTGTTATTCCGTATTTTGTTTCACCGCCTTTGTCATCAGGATGATTGGAATAGTTCCCTTCTATAAATAAAAGATAGTCAAAAAATTTATTAAATCTGTCAATCATTTGATATCACTTCCTTTTTTATTTTATTTTTTATTTTTCTCGCTCTTCTTTTCTCCTTCTTCTTTTTTATTTTTGATTTTTTCTTATTTCTGACTTATTACTTTTTATTTTATAAACTATTTTTCTACAACTACATTTATTTTGTCAACATGCATATCTTCAGTTCCAGTTAAAAGACAACCTTTCTCTTTTGCATAAGAAATATACCGAATAATTTCGTCGGTAATTTTTTCTCCTGGCGCTAAAATTGGTATTCCTGGCGGATAAGCCATCACAAATTCTGCGCTCACTCTTCCAACGCTATCTAAAATTGGAATCATTTCTTTTTCAGAATAAAAGGCATCTTGAGGAGTCATGACAACTTTTGGATTTATATATTCGTGGTCAAACATTCCTTCTGGACTTTTAGAGTAAAGTCTTTTAATTTCAGCAAGTGATGAAATTAACCGCTCAATTTCAAGTCCTCTGTCTCCTGCAGTAATTATCGACAGAATATTTCCCAAATCTCCAAGTTCAATTTGAATTCCATATTCATCTCTCAAAATATCATAAACTTCAATTCCCGCAAGTCCAATATCTTGTGTATAAACGGATAGTTTAGTTGTGTCAAAGTCAAAAACTGCATCTCCATCAATAAGTTCTCTCCCGTAAGCATAATAACCGCCCAATTTATTAATTTCACTTCGTGCATATTCAGCAAATTTTACAGTTTTCTCAAAT harbors:
- a CDS encoding RNA-guided endonuclease TnpB family protein, which translates into the protein MKYNLAFKYRIYPNKEQELLINKTFGCVRFVYNTILYTANKIYEETGKNKIITPASLKSENQFLKEVDSLALSNAQLNVKRSFTNFFQKRAKFPKFKSKKNNVKSYTTNCVNNSIQIEENKYLVLPKLKRVKLKYHREIPKDYRIKSVTLTNSNGNYYVSILTEFEKEIQKIPSSDKVIGLDFSMPELFVSSENQRADYPRYFRMLEKKLKKLQKSLSRKVKFSKNWYRQKEKISRLHEYIKNCRRDFLHKLSKKLSKEYNAVVVEDLNMKGMSQALNFGKSIGDNGWGMFLRMLEYKLMFLGKQFLKIDKWFPSSKTCSRCGNIKEELKLSERSYKCECCGIEIDRDYNAALNIRDVGKEMLKY
- a CDS encoding glycosyl hydrolase 108 family protein — encoded protein: MIDRFNKFFDYLLFIEGNYSNHPDDKGGETKYGITKETARSYGYKGEMTDLTKALAQKIYEKKYYKAYKIDKIKNDKMALSIFDFVVNSGKYGIKKAQEAVNKVYEKNVLTKR